CCCGCGCACCGCAGGGACGCGAGAGCTCTCGCGTCCCTGTCCCGGCCGTTCGTGCGGTCGGGGGCTCTGCGTGAGCGCCCTCTCTCCCTCTATGCCTCGGACGCGGCCGACTTCCTGGTCGTGGAGGCTCCCGGCGGGGTCCTGGGTGGCTGTCTGGGGCTGCGCGTGCACCCCGCCGACCCGGCGTGCGGGCGTGCACCGACGGGCGTTCTGTACAACTTCTGCGTGGCGCCCGGCAGTCAGGGCCAAGGGCTGGGTGGTCTGCTCCTGCGCGCTGCGCTGGCCAGGGCGAAGTCCCATTCTCTGGAGGCCCTGTTCACCGCGACGACAGGGGGTGGGGACCTCTTCCTCCGCTTCGGCTTCGTCCCGGCCGGTGTGCGCCCGGCACCGGAGTCCTGGGTGAACTCCCTCGACCCCAAGAGGAATTCACGGGTCCTGGCCTGCGCCCTGTG
This sequence is a window from Streptomyces sp. NBC_01217. Protein-coding genes within it:
- a CDS encoding GNAT family N-acetyltransferase — its product is MTTATSRHAPTSAHAAFLVRPAHRRDARALASLSRPFVRSGALRERPLSLYASDAADFLVVEAPGGVLGGCLGLRVHPADPACGRAPTGVLYNFCVAPGSQGQGLGGLLLRAALARAKSHSLEALFTATTGGGDLFLRFGFVPAGVRPAPESWVNSLDPKRNSRVLACAL